DNA sequence from the Thiosulfativibrio zosterae genome:
TTTGCTGTCCAAGCTGGCATCCCACGGAAATAAAACAGCGCCAGGAATATGGCCTGTGCGCGGCTCTTTTGGGTCGCCAGTGTATTCTTCTAGCGTGCGCGTATCCATGAGCAAAGCCTGATGATTTTGTAAAACTTGGCTAACCTGTTGCTGAGTTGCCGTCAGACTGGCAGTATCATCTTGGGCAGGGGTTGGGTAATTTGCTGCCTGAATTTTAGGTAAATCTTGGGTCACTGCATAGCCTTGTAAAACCCAACTCACCAGGCCGCCGTTTAATAAATACACCTTTTGATGACGCAGTTTTTTAAGCTCCCAATACAAGCGACTGGCATCCAAATTCCCCATGCCGTCATACAGCACCAGCGTATCTTGCGGGGTAATACCCAGTTGCGATAAAACGCGCGCCATATAATCAGAGCCACCACTGAGCTCAATGCCTTCTTTGGGTTTAATCAACCACTTGTAATTCACCCAAAGGGCGTTAGGGAGGTGAAACTTTTGGTATTCCAATTGACTGCTTAGATCAATCAGCTTGATATTTTTTAGGTTTTGTTGCGTCCAAGCGGCGCTGACAAATACCGTTTTCTCTGAAGGATTTTCGCTCGCCCAACCATTTGAAAAGCCACTGAAAGTGGTTATTAATAACATTAATAAAATGGCTTTAGTTTTTGAAATCATTGACGAATCAGTCCTTTTAGGCAGGTTAAGTAAGTCGCCTCATCTGGCAAGGTATTATCTCGCTGTGACAACCATAGAGATTCCGCCAAACACTCCATCATGGCGTGTTCAGTGTCATGCACATCACCCAATTGATGGCCCAACTTTTGGTAAATCGCTTGAATCCCTTCGGGTCGATCCAAAGCCACTTGTTCTTGTAAACCCAAGTGTAGCCCCATGTGTAAGAATGGATTGGTTTGTCCCATTTCGGGATGATATTCATTGCCAAGGTGATGCGCGTTGCTCAACATTTGATGGTATTCGGGATGCATTTCAATCACTCGAGCAATGCGAGTTTCCATGGCATCTAAGGTTTGATGACTGCGAGCTTTTTGCCAAACATCGACATAGAATTGGCGCAGCTTGTCTCTTTCTTGGGTGTAAAACATAATGAGGATTTGCGTCTAAAGTTAAAGAATAATAGTTTACTAGATTTAAAGGTTATTTGAGCAGTTTCAGATTGAAATTTGACCAGGCCTGGTCATTTTTGATGGGTTTGATTAAGTTTAAAGAATCTTTCATGTGGGTTTGTTAATCTATCTTTTTGAATGGAGTTCGCCAATTTTGAAATCAGTGCTTGAAGTGTTTTGGCAGTTTTTGGGTTTAGGTTGGATTAGCTTTGGTGGACCGACGGCGCACATTGCGATTTTTCAGCGCCATTTTGTCGAGCAACGCCAATGGTTGGACATGGATACCTTTGGTAGACAGTTAGCGCTGGCGCAAATATTACCAGGCCCAACCTCAAGCCAGTTAGGGTTTTTAATTGGACTGCAGCGGGGTGGTGTTTGGGGCGCTTGGGCAGCTTTTTTAGGCTTTACACTGCCATCTTTTCTCATTATGTTCAGTTTGGCTTTGACTTTGGATGTGCTAAATCCCAATGTTTGGCAGGCGGTGTTGCAAGGCTTGCAATGGTTAATTGTGGTGATTGTATTGGATGCTTTATGGAGCATGAGTAAAAGTTTTTGCCAAACCCATCTAACCAAAATTTTAGCGTTACTTTCTGCACTGGCCATGATTTTTGTGCCTTCCATAGCATTACAGCTGACCATCTTAGTCTTAGCGGCGGTTTTGACTGGGTTGTGGCACAACCCTAAAGTTGTTGGATTGACAGAAGTTGAAAAGCCAACATCCAAAAGCCCCATACGACTCAATCTCGCCGCTTGGAGTTTTTTGGCGCTATGGTTGGGTTTACCCCTGTTGGCTCTGGTGTCATGGCCAAATCAAACAGCAAGCTCATTACTTGAGTTATTGAATGTTTTTTATCAAGCCGGTAGTTGGGTTTTTGGCGGCGGTCATGTGGTGTTGCCTTTGTTAGAGACCCTGTTGCAAAGTCAATTTACGGCCAATCAAGTGAGTTCTCAAACCCTATTATTAGGTTATGCTGCGGCACAAGCGGTGCCGGGCCCTATGTTTAGTATCGCTGCTTTTTTAGGCGCACTCTTTTGGAACTCAGCCCCTTGGATGGGCGCTTTGCTCGCCACGCTGATGATTTTCTTACCCGGCTTTTTATTGGCCTTAGCAATTCATCCACATTGGCAAACTTGGACAAACCAATCGGGCATTAAAGCCGCGCTCATGGGCGTGAACGCTGCCGTGGTTGGTTTGTTGTTGTCTGCCTGGATTCATCCAATTTTAAGCAATGTACATTGGGATAGCTATGCCCTAGTTGGAATTGCGATGGCGGCAATAGCCGTTAGGTCAAAAAAAGTGCCTATGTGGATATTGGTCATCAGTTTTGGCGCAGCTGGTTTTGTTTTATATGCTTAAAAATCGATAAAACAGTTCTAAAAACAACCAGGCCTAGTTGTTTTTAGGACTGTATTTTCGCCTTTAAACGGTTTTTTCTTTGAACTCGCATAGGTCATAAATGCAACAAGCGCCGCATCTGGGTTTGCGG
Encoded proteins:
- a CDS encoding sulfurtransferase, whose amino-acid sequence is MISKTKAILLMLLITTFSGFSNGWASENPSEKTVFVSAAWTQQNLKNIKLIDLSSQLEYQKFHLPNALWVNYKWLIKPKEGIELSGGSDYMARVLSQLGITPQDTLVLYDGMGNLDASRLYWELKKLRHQKVYLLNGGLVSWVLQGYAVTQDLPKIQAANYPTPAQDDTASLTATQQQVSQVLQNHQALLMDTRTLEEYTGDPKEPRTGHIPGAVLFPWDASLDSKNGFQQRTDAQLMEMLALTQVTDKKHPIILYCNTAHRAARLFPMLKHLGFEQVSLYDGSIQEWMISPNNPLKTGMEP
- a CDS encoding DUF1841 family protein, coding for MFYTQERDKLRQFYVDVWQKARSHQTLDAMETRIARVIEMHPEYHQMLSNAHHLGNEYHPEMGQTNPFLHMGLHLGLQEQVALDRPEGIQAIYQKLGHQLGDVHDTEHAMMECLAESLWLSQRDNTLPDEATYLTCLKGLIRQ
- the chrA gene encoding chromate efflux transporter gives rise to the protein MLEVFWQFLGLGWISFGGPTAHIAIFQRHFVEQRQWLDMDTFGRQLALAQILPGPTSSQLGFLIGLQRGGVWGAWAAFLGFTLPSFLIMFSLALTLDVLNPNVWQAVLQGLQWLIVVIVLDALWSMSKSFCQTHLTKILALLSALAMIFVPSIALQLTILVLAAVLTGLWHNPKVVGLTEVEKPTSKSPIRLNLAAWSFLALWLGLPLLALVSWPNQTASSLLELLNVFYQAGSWVFGGGHVVLPLLETLLQSQFTANQVSSQTLLLGYAAAQAVPGPMFSIAAFLGALFWNSAPWMGALLATLMIFLPGFLLALAIHPHWQTWTNQSGIKAALMGVNAAVVGLLLSAWIHPILSNVHWDSYALVGIAMAAIAVRSKKVPMWILVISFGAAGFVLYA